One genomic window of Polyangium aurulentum includes the following:
- a CDS encoding TAT-variant-translocated molybdopterin oxidoreductase, whose translation MGDARAVWEKALAGKTGREYWRSIEELVHRGELGEDGEFPEGADVRPDDVSRRSFFKLIGASMALAGIAGCVKDPVEKILPYTFRPAEVVPGIPRFYATSMTLDGYATGLLVATREGRPIKVEGNPAHPASLGATGVFEQASILGLYDPARARSILRQGAPGAWESLAAELGRPRTDGGAGLRLLLEPTGSPLVSGQLDAVVRALPAARIVFHSPALSHGAEEGAALVFGRRLLPQYDFKAASVVVSLDADFLDAMPMSVRYARHFAERRRPAWPNPAMSRLYVIECMPTPTGSVADHRFRRRSSDIGVFAAALAAELVFGEGATLPPGLSADALAGLRPFLAREDRRVISAIARDLRRAGPAGLVVVGDRQPPSVHALGYLINAALGALGTTIWTTEPVHYDAGGAAQDLAGLVGDMRAGRVDTLVILESNPVYTAPADLDFEEALRSVPRSFHLGLHADETGTRTTWFVPAAHYLEAWGDARAYDGTASIVQPLIRPLFGGRTPAEILALMLGNPFPSAHALVREHWRARSSAIDFEGFWEAALRSGVVDGTAAPRTNDAISCAGIGAIAAALAATPASPPELYEVNFYPDHRVHDGRFAHNPWLQELPDPLTKMVWGNAALMSVQTAAALGVRDEDVIELELVTSSPPPGPAVAPPLPPGPKVRAPACVVPGHADHAISLRLGHGRRAGGGVAEGVGFDAYRLRTTPGLQWAARLAARPTGTVLPLALTQMHWSMHDRPLVLSATLEEYRDNPHFTRPHKGPVLSVLPPVEYQGEQWAMSIDTSICTGCSACVVACQAENNIPVVGKEEVQKSREMHWLRIDTYYEGPPEAPEVVHQPMLCQHCEKAPCEYVCPVNATVHSPDGLNEMVYNRCIGTRFCSNNCPYKVRRFNWFDYAEERPDMNAELRKLQKNPDVTVRERGVMEKCTFCVQRIRAAEIKSRIDQRSIQPGEVNTACAQACPTRAIQFGSLAHRNTTMVAWREEPRSYGVLHELGTRPRVSYLATIRNPNPELG comes from the coding sequence GTGGGCGACGCACGAGCGGTCTGGGAAAAAGCCTTGGCCGGAAAGACTGGCCGCGAGTACTGGCGCAGCATCGAAGAGCTCGTCCATCGAGGAGAGCTCGGCGAGGACGGGGAGTTTCCCGAGGGGGCAGACGTCCGCCCGGACGATGTATCGCGACGCAGCTTCTTCAAGCTGATCGGCGCGAGCATGGCGCTCGCTGGCATTGCAGGCTGCGTGAAGGATCCTGTCGAGAAGATCCTCCCGTACACGTTCCGTCCCGCCGAGGTCGTTCCCGGCATACCCCGTTTTTACGCCACCAGCATGACGCTCGACGGGTATGCCACGGGTTTGCTCGTCGCGACCCGTGAGGGGCGGCCGATCAAGGTCGAGGGCAATCCGGCGCACCCGGCGAGCCTCGGCGCGACGGGCGTGTTCGAGCAAGCGTCGATCCTCGGTCTCTATGACCCCGCGCGTGCCCGGAGCATTCTGCGCCAGGGCGCGCCGGGGGCCTGGGAGTCGCTCGCGGCCGAGCTAGGGCGCCCGCGCACGGACGGGGGCGCCGGGCTGAGGCTCTTGCTCGAGCCCACCGGGTCGCCTCTCGTGAGCGGCCAGCTCGACGCGGTCGTGCGGGCGTTGCCCGCCGCGCGCATCGTGTTTCATTCGCCCGCGCTCTCCCATGGCGCGGAGGAGGGCGCCGCGCTCGTCTTCGGCCGGCGGCTCCTCCCGCAATACGATTTCAAGGCGGCCTCGGTGGTCGTGTCGCTCGATGCCGACTTCCTCGACGCCATGCCGATGAGCGTCAGGTACGCGCGGCATTTCGCGGAGCGGCGTCGCCCGGCCTGGCCGAATCCGGCGATGAGCAGGCTCTACGTGATCGAGTGCATGCCGACCCCCACGGGCAGCGTGGCCGATCACCGCTTCCGGCGCAGGTCTTCCGATATCGGCGTCTTCGCGGCAGCCCTCGCGGCCGAGCTCGTTTTCGGGGAAGGAGCGACGCTGCCCCCGGGTCTGTCGGCGGACGCGCTCGCCGGGCTCCGACCGTTCCTCGCGCGCGAGGATCGCCGGGTGATCAGCGCCATTGCGCGCGATCTGCGACGCGCAGGGCCGGCCGGGCTCGTCGTCGTGGGCGACCGCCAGCCGCCTTCCGTGCACGCGCTCGGGTATCTGATCAACGCTGCGCTCGGTGCGCTCGGCACCACGATCTGGACCACGGAGCCCGTCCATTACGATGCCGGCGGCGCGGCGCAAGACCTCGCCGGGCTCGTCGGGGACATGCGGGCGGGGAGGGTCGACACGCTCGTCATCCTCGAGAGCAACCCCGTCTACACGGCGCCCGCCGACCTCGATTTCGAGGAGGCGCTGCGGAGCGTCCCGCGCAGCTTTCACCTCGGACTGCACGCCGACGAGACGGGGACCCGGACGACATGGTTCGTTCCGGCCGCACATTACCTCGAAGCCTGGGGGGACGCGCGCGCCTACGATGGCACCGCCTCGATCGTCCAGCCCCTCATCCGCCCACTCTTCGGAGGGCGGACGCCTGCGGAGATCCTGGCGCTCATGCTCGGCAACCCATTTCCGAGCGCGCACGCGCTCGTGCGCGAGCACTGGCGGGCCCGGTCGAGCGCCATCGATTTCGAGGGATTCTGGGAGGCGGCCCTGCGCAGCGGCGTCGTCGACGGCACGGCGGCGCCGCGGACGAACGACGCGATCTCGTGCGCCGGTATCGGCGCCATCGCAGCGGCGCTCGCGGCGACTCCCGCGAGCCCGCCCGAGCTCTACGAGGTCAATTTCTATCCGGACCACAGGGTTCACGACGGTCGCTTTGCGCATAACCCCTGGCTGCAGGAATTGCCCGACCCCTTGACGAAGATGGTGTGGGGGAACGCGGCGCTGATGAGCGTGCAGACGGCGGCCGCGCTCGGTGTGCGGGACGAGGACGTCATCGAGCTCGAGCTCGTCACGTCGTCGCCGCCGCCTGGTCCGGCGGTCGCGCCGCCCCTGCCGCCCGGGCCGAAGGTCCGAGCGCCCGCCTGCGTCGTGCCCGGTCACGCCGATCATGCGATATCGCTGCGTCTCGGGCATGGCCGGCGCGCGGGTGGTGGCGTGGCCGAGGGTGTCGGCTTCGATGCGTATCGGCTGCGCACGACGCCCGGCTTGCAATGGGCGGCGCGCCTCGCGGCGCGGCCTACGGGGACGGTATTGCCCCTCGCGCTGACCCAGATGCACTGGTCGATGCACGACCGCCCGCTCGTGCTATCGGCGACGCTCGAGGAATACCGCGACAACCCGCATTTCACGCGACCGCACAAGGGGCCGGTGCTCTCGGTGCTGCCGCCCGTCGAATACCAAGGCGAGCAGTGGGCGATGTCGATCGACACCTCGATTTGCACGGGATGCAGCGCGTGCGTCGTGGCCTGCCAGGCCGAGAACAACATTCCGGTCGTGGGCAAGGAGGAGGTCCAGAAGAGCCGGGAGATGCACTGGCTCCGGATCGACACCTATTACGAGGGCCCGCCCGAGGCGCCGGAGGTCGTGCACCAGCCGATGCTTTGCCAGCACTGCGAGAAGGCGCCTTGCGAGTACGTCTGCCCGGTCAACGCGACCGTCCACAGCCCCGACGGGCTGAACGAGATGGTCTACAACCGCTGCATCGGAACCCGCTTCTGCTCGAACAACTGTCCGTACAAGGTACGGCGGTTCAACTGGTTCGATTATGCCGAAGAGCGTCCGGACATGAACGCCGAGCTCAGGAAGCTCCAGAAGAACCCCGATGTCACGGTGCGCGAGCGCGGGGTCATGGAAAAGTGCACTTTTTGCGTGCAGCGCATCCGCGCCGCGGAAATCAAATCGCGCATCGACCAGCGCTCCATTCAGCCAGGCGAGGTGAACACGGCCTGCGCGCAGGCTTGTCCCACCCGCGCGATCCAGTTCGGATCGCTCGCGCACCGCAATACGACGATGGTCGCATGGCGCGAGGAGCCGCGCAGCTACGGCGTCCTGCACGAGCTCGGCACCCGGCCGCGCGTCAGCTATCTCGCCACCATCAGAAACCCCAACCCGGAGCTCGGCTGA
- a CDS encoding cytochrome c3 family protein codes for MAALFRPWTNTAFRVALVAIALGAVAVVVAPMIYVRTPQWRRQLDPVDQPVQFDHRHHVQDDGIDCLYCHQLATVSPTAGIPSTDLCMGCHNQIWNDSPMLEPVRRSWFSGQPIPWNRVHDVPDFVYFNHAIHVTQGIGCESCHGRVDRMGSVYQVADLSMGWCLDCHRQPERFVRPKNLVTEMGYRPDDQAERGRALVQEYGTRSVTTCTACHR; via the coding sequence ATGGCGGCTCTCTTTCGTCCGTGGACCAACACCGCCTTTCGGGTGGCGCTCGTCGCGATCGCGCTGGGCGCCGTCGCGGTCGTCGTCGCGCCGATGATCTACGTGCGCACACCGCAGTGGCGCAGGCAGCTCGATCCGGTGGATCAACCCGTCCAGTTCGATCACCGGCATCACGTGCAGGACGACGGCATCGATTGCCTCTACTGCCACCAGCTCGCCACGGTATCGCCCACGGCGGGCATTCCGTCGACCGACCTGTGCATGGGCTGTCACAACCAGATCTGGAACGATAGCCCGATGCTCGAGCCGGTCCGCCGGAGCTGGTTCTCGGGCCAGCCCATCCCCTGGAACCGCGTCCACGACGTGCCCGATTTCGTGTACTTCAACCACGCGATCCACGTGACCCAGGGCATTGGATGCGAATCCTGCCACGGGCGCGTCGATCGGATGGGCAGCGTGTATCAAGTGGCGGATCTGTCCATGGGCTGGTGCCTCGATTGTCACCGCCAGCCCGAGCGGTTCGTCCGCCCGAAGAACCTCGTCACGGAGATGGGCTATCGTCCGGACGATCAAGCCGAACGCGGACGCGCCCTCGTTCAGGAATACGGCACTCGCAGCGTGACGACCTGCACGGCCTGTCACCGATAG
- the nrfD gene encoding NrfD/PsrC family molybdoenzyme membrane anchor subunit, with translation MATDPVLLGRPTDAELSDQLLSTAYRPMSRAWWFLFWIAMIGTISLVVGVTATVTTGIGLWGNNIPVAWGFGIINFVWWIGIGHAGTFISAILLLLEQKWRTSINRFAEGMTLFAVVQAGLFPILHLGRPWFAYWVIPYPSTMQVWPQFKSALPWDAAAIATYFTVSLLFWYTGLVPDLAAMRDRAPGRVRRIIYGVFALGWSGSAHSYRHYRVVYGLLAGLSTPLVVSVHSIVSSDFAITMVPGWHSTIFPPFFVAGAIFSGFAMVLTLMIPARSIFGLENVITLRHLDNIAKMLLVTSWILTYSYALEFFVTWYSGDEYDIHQFFEARPFGPWAWLFWTMLVCNVLVPQLFWFERARKSLTVLFFASFLVNLGMWAERFVIIVMGLQRDYLPSAWHVFIPTGVDWAIFLGTMGFFLLLFLLFLRFVPFVPVAEVKELAHELKHEEGH, from the coding sequence ATGGCGACGGACCCCGTCCTCCTTGGTCGGCCCACGGACGCGGAGCTGTCCGATCAGCTTCTCTCCACGGCGTACCGCCCCATGAGCCGGGCGTGGTGGTTCCTCTTCTGGATCGCCATGATCGGCACGATCTCGCTCGTCGTCGGCGTCACGGCCACCGTGACCACGGGAATCGGCCTCTGGGGTAACAACATCCCGGTCGCCTGGGGCTTCGGCATCATCAATTTCGTCTGGTGGATCGGCATCGGGCACGCCGGGACGTTCATCTCGGCGATCCTGCTCTTGCTCGAGCAGAAGTGGCGCACCAGCATCAACCGCTTCGCCGAGGGAATGACGCTCTTCGCGGTCGTGCAGGCGGGGCTATTTCCGATCCTGCACCTCGGCCGGCCGTGGTTTGCGTACTGGGTGATTCCATATCCGTCGACGATGCAGGTGTGGCCGCAATTCAAGAGCGCGCTGCCCTGGGATGCCGCGGCCATCGCGACCTATTTCACGGTCTCGTTGCTCTTCTGGTACACGGGGCTCGTCCCGGACCTCGCTGCCATGCGCGATCGGGCGCCGGGGCGGGTGCGCAGGATCATCTACGGCGTCTTCGCGCTCGGGTGGAGCGGCTCGGCGCATAGTTATCGTCACTATCGCGTCGTCTATGGGCTGCTTGCCGGCCTGTCCACGCCGCTCGTCGTGTCGGTTCACTCGATCGTGAGCAGCGACTTCGCGATCACCATGGTGCCCGGCTGGCATTCGACCATTTTCCCGCCGTTCTTCGTCGCCGGCGCCATCTTCTCTGGCTTCGCCATGGTGCTCACCCTGATGATCCCCGCGCGGAGCATCTTCGGGCTCGAGAACGTGATCACGCTCCGGCACCTCGACAACATCGCCAAGATGCTGCTCGTGACGAGCTGGATCCTCACCTATTCGTACGCTCTCGAGTTTTTCGTCACCTGGTATAGCGGCGACGAATACGACATCCACCAGTTCTTCGAGGCACGGCCCTTCGGCCCCTGGGCGTGGCTCTTCTGGACCATGCTCGTCTGCAACGTGCTCGTGCCGCAGCTCTTCTGGTTCGAACGGGCGCGCAAGAGCCTCACCGTTCTCTTCTTCGCGTCGTTCCTCGTCAACCTGGGGATGTGGGCGGAGCGCTTCGTGATCATCGTCATGGGCCTGCAACGCGATTACCTCCCGTCCGCCTGGCACGTGTTCATCCCGACCGGAGTCGATTGGGCCATTTTCCTCGGGACCATGGGATTCTTCCTGCTCCTGTTCCTGCTCTTTCTCCGGTTCGTGCCGTTCGTTCCGGTGGCCGAGGTGAAGGAGCTGGCGCACGAGCTGAAGCACGAGGAGGGGCACTGA
- a CDS encoding DUF3341 domain-containing protein, with translation MRLGKGLLAEFETVDQLVRAAVELRKLGYRRLDAFTPYPVAAVERAIGLGRSHIPWIVFPCAMAGAAGAYLLQWWTNAVDYRLEVGGRPAHAPPAFVPITFEMGVLFAALSAVLALAVFSRLTTLWQPIFDVPGFERASVDRFFLAIDHADPAFDLELTAQRLHLLGAVRVELVGGGEP, from the coding sequence ATGCGACTCGGAAAGGGGCTGCTCGCGGAGTTCGAGACGGTCGATCAGCTCGTGCGGGCGGCCGTCGAGCTGAGAAAGCTAGGGTACCGGAGGCTCGACGCCTTCACGCCGTACCCTGTCGCGGCGGTGGAGAGGGCCATCGGGCTCGGGCGGTCGCACATTCCCTGGATCGTCTTCCCGTGCGCGATGGCCGGAGCCGCGGGCGCGTATCTGTTGCAGTGGTGGACCAATGCGGTCGATTACCGGCTCGAGGTCGGCGGTCGTCCAGCGCACGCGCCTCCGGCTTTCGTTCCCATCACCTTCGAGATGGGCGTCCTGTTCGCGGCCCTCTCGGCGGTCCTCGCGCTCGCGGTCTTCTCGCGGCTGACGACGTTATGGCAGCCCATCTTCGACGTCCCGGGTTTCGAGCGGGCCAGCGTCGACCGTTTCTTTCTGGCCATCGACCACGCCGATCCCGCCTTCGATCTGGAGCTGACGGCGCAGAGGCTGCATTTGCTTGGCGCGGTGCGTGTCGAGCTCGTGGGGGGAGGGGAGCCGTGA
- a CDS encoding protein kinase domain-containing protein, translated as MSDRDSSSETEQIWARAEARPDAAPDDGPTKPAKLTVGVTKVEVETPKVGALIAGRYRLARLLGKGGMGAVYLADDLSQGRPIALKLLHPRMADNLAVVHRFRREARIMRDLRSPHAVLVRDFGQAEDGSLYLAMEYLEGETLGALLDREGALPPLRVAEIALELLSVLEDAHRLGIIHRDLKPANVFLARTPKGGDPTVKLLDFGIAKLHDHEATELTSTGAVWGTPKYMSPEQVKGKPVDVRSDIYSLGIVLYRALTGAAPFEAETALELMYAHIHTPPERPSKRRPDAGIPLGLERVVLRAMEKDPGARYASAGEMAEELRHVLDAQNAEVRDREGRLVPLVVRGWAVAALLLVLGAGVELPLVLRAPFPGFGLESGLLVSAVLDPEWEGVRRGLEPYDVVVSVDGHPVHRARDVHDYLRGLPIETPVTYRIRRGEGTFDLEVPVSRVHWRDILQHYGSGYLSGLLYVLVGAVAAWRRPRSAAVHALLAFTSAYALFIAFAHDYDLLDRMSWVWRLGASMVGAATAHLGLVFPSPRRAVRRRPWLTALPYLPAVAVFVGWQMLTRSPEEESLYTRIAAGLFIVAFTALLGLLFHARARGQSLSVRQSARFMLWAAGLAFIPITAVIGFPVVLGLQNVAFAAISWVVILSTVLFPLAVAWQIGQKQLFDVDLALHRLRLGFLRFGILLVLFLAAGAGGAALMALFEGDRSTGLALGAAAGMVVVSAAGEPLWRRARRLLERDAELDGAPLIEDFAGKTRSAESLRAVVELLFDALRRRFRPTVLRLLERGPEGYRARSFGAPESQSRPAVLGDVGGDGTGTNANSDEDLSSGGAVGRLSQLGRWRAHASLVLPLQGGSGVSADGAPRSIVVLGARADGKAYSSDDAALAAALLRLASLRLDALEEIRRIERRTVLDRCLGPRRGEGSSAVGDLDLARPARGIATAVVLRFEGLEALSGSLPPERFKALLDALVESAVEAAFERGGTLHSLRGDELLFGFGALSLSGGTGEIEAIEAAVAQIERAARRADEHGTRRIAARAGVARGLVTVGTFGPAFHADCLILGGAIHEATDLVATAREGEVLVDEDVAEVVEASATKWKIERREGAGGTPLARVVRR; from the coding sequence GTGAGTGACCGGGACTCCAGCAGCGAGACCGAACAGATCTGGGCTCGCGCCGAAGCTCGGCCCGACGCTGCCCCCGACGACGGCCCGACGAAGCCGGCAAAGTTGACGGTCGGGGTGACGAAGGTCGAGGTCGAGACCCCGAAGGTCGGCGCGCTGATCGCGGGCCGCTACCGCCTCGCGCGCCTGCTCGGCAAGGGCGGCATGGGCGCGGTGTACCTCGCGGACGACCTGTCGCAGGGCCGGCCGATCGCCTTGAAGCTCTTGCACCCGCGCATGGCCGACAACCTCGCGGTGGTCCATCGCTTCCGCAGGGAGGCGCGCATCATGCGCGATTTGCGCAGCCCCCACGCCGTGCTCGTGCGCGATTTCGGGCAGGCCGAGGATGGCTCGCTCTATCTCGCCATGGAGTACCTCGAGGGCGAGACGCTCGGCGCATTGCTCGATCGGGAGGGAGCGCTGCCGCCTTTGCGCGTCGCCGAGATCGCGCTCGAGCTGCTCAGCGTCCTCGAGGACGCGCATCGCCTCGGGATCATCCATCGCGACCTGAAGCCCGCCAACGTCTTCCTCGCCCGGACGCCGAAGGGCGGGGATCCCACGGTCAAGCTGCTCGATTTCGGCATTGCCAAGCTGCACGATCACGAGGCGACCGAGCTCACCTCGACAGGGGCCGTCTGGGGGACGCCCAAGTACATGAGCCCCGAGCAGGTGAAGGGCAAACCCGTCGACGTCCGGAGCGACATCTATTCGCTAGGCATCGTCCTTTACCGCGCGCTCACCGGGGCGGCGCCATTCGAGGCCGAGACGGCGCTCGAGCTGATGTACGCCCATATTCACACCCCGCCCGAGCGCCCGAGCAAGCGCCGGCCGGACGCAGGCATTCCGCTCGGTCTCGAGCGCGTCGTCTTGCGGGCCATGGAAAAGGACCCGGGCGCGCGCTACGCGTCCGCGGGCGAGATGGCCGAGGAGCTTCGCCACGTCCTCGACGCGCAGAATGCCGAGGTCCGCGACCGTGAAGGCCGGCTCGTGCCGCTCGTCGTGCGTGGTTGGGCGGTCGCCGCGCTGCTCTTGGTGCTCGGCGCCGGGGTCGAGCTGCCGCTCGTTTTGCGCGCGCCTTTCCCGGGATTCGGGCTCGAATCGGGGCTCCTCGTCTCCGCGGTGCTCGACCCGGAATGGGAAGGGGTCCGCCGGGGCCTCGAACCCTACGACGTGGTCGTCTCCGTGGACGGCCATCCGGTGCACAGGGCGCGGGACGTGCACGATTACCTGCGAGGATTGCCGATCGAGACGCCCGTCACCTATAGAATCCGCCGTGGCGAGGGGACGTTCGATCTCGAGGTGCCCGTCTCGCGGGTGCACTGGCGCGACATCTTGCAGCATTATGGAAGCGGCTATCTCTCGGGGCTGCTCTACGTGCTCGTCGGAGCGGTCGCGGCGTGGCGGCGCCCTCGCTCGGCGGCCGTGCACGCGCTGCTCGCGTTCACCAGCGCATACGCGCTCTTCATCGCCTTCGCGCACGACTACGACCTGCTCGATCGGATGTCCTGGGTCTGGCGGCTCGGCGCCAGCATGGTGGGCGCGGCGACGGCTCACCTCGGGCTCGTGTTCCCCAGCCCGCGCCGCGCGGTTCGCCGGCGGCCGTGGCTCACCGCATTGCCTTATTTGCCGGCCGTCGCAGTCTTCGTGGGCTGGCAGATGCTCACCCGCAGCCCGGAAGAGGAATCGCTCTATACGCGGATCGCGGCGGGCCTGTTCATCGTCGCGTTCACCGCGCTGCTCGGGCTGCTCTTTCATGCGCGTGCGCGTGGCCAGAGCCTCTCGGTGCGCCAGTCCGCGCGCTTCATGCTCTGGGCCGCCGGGCTCGCGTTCATTCCCATCACCGCGGTCATCGGCTTTCCCGTCGTGCTCGGCCTCCAGAACGTGGCCTTCGCGGCCATTTCCTGGGTCGTCATTCTGAGCACGGTCCTCTTCCCCCTCGCCGTCGCGTGGCAGATTGGCCAGAAGCAGCTCTTCGACGTCGACCTCGCGCTCCACCGGCTGCGGCTCGGGTTCCTCCGGTTCGGCATTCTGCTGGTCCTCTTCCTCGCGGCAGGGGCCGGGGGGGCCGCGCTCATGGCGCTCTTCGAGGGCGATCGATCCACCGGGCTCGCGCTCGGCGCGGCGGCGGGAATGGTCGTGGTCTCCGCCGCGGGCGAGCCTCTCTGGCGTCGTGCTCGCCGGCTGCTCGAGCGCGACGCGGAGCTCGACGGCGCCCCGCTCATCGAGGATTTCGCTGGTAAGACGCGCTCGGCCGAATCCTTGCGCGCGGTCGTCGAGCTGCTCTTCGACGCGCTCCGGCGCCGCTTCCGGCCGACCGTCCTGCGGCTGCTCGAGCGCGGCCCCGAGGGTTATCGCGCCCGCTCCTTCGGCGCCCCCGAAAGCCAGAGCCGCCCCGCGGTCCTCGGCGATGTCGGCGGTGATGGAACCGGGACAAACGCAAATTCGGACGAGGATCTATCGTCTGGCGGTGCGGTGGGTCGCCTCAGCCAGCTCGGTCGATGGCGCGCCCATGCAAGCCTGGTGCTGCCGCTCCAGGGTGGAAGCGGCGTGTCCGCGGATGGAGCGCCGCGCTCGATCGTCGTGCTCGGCGCGCGCGCGGACGGCAAGGCGTATTCGTCGGACGATGCCGCGCTCGCGGCAGCGCTCCTGCGGCTCGCGTCGCTCAGGCTCGACGCGCTCGAAGAGATTCGCAGGATCGAGCGGCGCACGGTGCTCGATCGCTGCCTCGGCCCGCGGCGCGGCGAGGGCTCGTCCGCGGTCGGCGATCTCGACCTGGCACGACCTGCGCGCGGCATTGCGACGGCCGTGGTGCTGCGGTTCGAGGGGCTCGAGGCGCTCTCGGGGAGCCTGCCTCCCGAGCGATTCAAGGCGCTGCTCGACGCCCTCGTGGAGAGCGCGGTGGAGGCCGCATTCGAGCGCGGAGGCACGCTCCACTCGCTGCGCGGCGACGAGCTGCTCTTCGGTTTCGGGGCGCTCTCGCTGTCCGGAGGGACGGGCGAGATCGAGGCGATCGAGGCCGCGGTCGCGCAGATCGAGCGCGCCGCGCGGCGCGCGGACGAGCACGGGACGCGCAGGATCGCGGCCCGCGCGGGCGTGGCGCGCGGCCTGGTGACGGTGGGGACCTTCGGCCCTGCGTTTCACGCCGATTGCCTGATTCTCGGCGGCGCCATTCACGAGGCCACCGACCTCGTCGCCACGGCGCGCGAGGGCGAGGTCCTGGTCGACGAAGACGTGGCCGAGGTCGTCGAGGCGAGCGCGACGAAATGGAAGATCGAGCGCCGCGAGGGGGCGGGAGGAACGCCGCTCGCGCGGGTGGTCCGGCGCTAA
- the gnd gene encoding decarboxylating NADP(+)-dependent phosphogluconate dehydrogenase, whose translation MEAAQAKIGLVGLAVMGENLALNIERNGFPIAVYNRDPDKVERLLQTRAKGLHFIGAHTPAELVKSLERPRKIVLLVKAGQPVDWTVDQLRPYLEPGDIIVDGGNSWYEDTERRQKELSAKGIRFIGSGVSGGEEGALWGPSLMPGGEEDAYEQIRPIWEAIAAKVDDGPCVTYIGPGGSGHFVKMVHNGIEYGDMQLIAEAYDILHRGLGFSAEQLAEVFERWNGGVLSSFLIEITAKIFKVKDPETGKPLVDLIVDKAGQKGTGLWTSKVALDLGVPIPTIDAAIMARLLSGQRSQRTQAAGALEGPRGKRWAGDASELVAAVHDALYAAKICSYTQGMALLATASHNFGWNLRLGEIARIWKGGCIIRAQFLDGIREAYAKQADLPILLLDDRFRDAMSKAQLGFRKAIAAAQDLGIPCLAFSSSLAYYDSYRSERLPQNLTQAQRDFFGAHTYERTDKPELGAVHTEWQTLLG comes from the coding sequence ATGGAAGCGGCGCAAGCCAAGATCGGCCTCGTCGGCCTCGCCGTCATGGGCGAGAACCTCGCCCTCAACATCGAGCGCAACGGCTTCCCCATCGCGGTTTACAACCGCGATCCGGACAAGGTCGAGCGCTTGCTCCAGACGCGCGCCAAGGGCCTGCACTTCATCGGCGCGCACACCCCGGCCGAGCTCGTGAAGAGCCTCGAGCGCCCGCGCAAGATCGTGCTGCTCGTCAAGGCTGGCCAGCCTGTCGACTGGACCGTCGATCAGCTTCGCCCCTACCTCGAGCCGGGCGACATCATCGTCGACGGCGGAAACTCCTGGTACGAGGACACCGAGCGACGGCAGAAAGAGCTTTCTGCCAAGGGCATTCGCTTCATCGGCTCGGGCGTGTCGGGCGGCGAGGAAGGCGCGCTCTGGGGCCCGTCGCTGATGCCCGGCGGCGAAGAGGACGCCTACGAGCAGATCCGCCCCATCTGGGAGGCGATCGCCGCGAAAGTCGACGACGGCCCGTGCGTCACGTACATCGGTCCCGGCGGCTCGGGCCATTTCGTGAAGATGGTCCACAACGGCATCGAGTACGGCGACATGCAGCTCATCGCCGAGGCCTACGACATTCTCCACCGCGGCCTCGGCTTCTCCGCCGAGCAGCTCGCGGAGGTCTTCGAGCGCTGGAACGGAGGCGTCCTGTCCTCGTTCCTCATCGAGATCACGGCCAAGATCTTCAAGGTCAAGGATCCCGAGACGGGCAAGCCGCTCGTCGATCTCATCGTCGACAAGGCCGGCCAGAAGGGCACGGGCCTGTGGACGTCGAAGGTTGCGCTCGATCTCGGCGTCCCCATCCCGACCATCGACGCGGCCATCATGGCGCGCCTGCTCTCGGGTCAGAGATCGCAGCGCACGCAGGCCGCGGGGGCGCTCGAGGGGCCGCGCGGAAAGCGCTGGGCGGGCGACGCGAGCGAGCTGGTTGCCGCGGTCCACGACGCGCTCTATGCGGCCAAGATCTGCTCCTACACGCAAGGCATGGCCCTGCTCGCGACCGCGTCGCACAATTTCGGCTGGAACCTGCGCCTCGGCGAGATTGCGCGCATCTGGAAGGGCGGCTGCATCATCCGCGCGCAGTTCCTCGACGGCATCCGCGAGGCGTACGCGAAGCAAGCCGATCTGCCGATTCTCCTGCTCGACGACCGATTCCGCGACGCAATGTCGAAGGCGCAGCTCGGTTTCCGCAAGGCGATCGCCGCCGCGCAGGATCTGGGCATTCCGTGCCTGGCCTTCTCGTCGAGCCTCGCCTATTACGACAGCTACCGCTCCGAGCGCCTGCCCCAGAACCTCACCCAGGCGCAGCGCGATTTCTTCGGCGCCCATACGTACGAGCGCACCGACAAACCCGAGCTCGGCGCCGTTCATACGGAGTGGCAGACGCTCCTCGGCTGA